The Planctomycetia bacterium nucleotide sequence ATGGCGCTGACGCCGCGAATGGACGCCCCGAAAACGCCGGCGGCGATGATCTCGCCTAGGGCGAACCAGGCCGCCAACGTCATCGCCGTGAGGGCCAATGTTTGGAAGGTTTTTTCGCGCCAGAGGGCGAGCAATCCGCCCAGGCTGCCGGCCGCGAGCACCGTGGCGAGCGTCACCGCGAACACGCGAATGATCTGACCAATCGAGATGCCGCCGAAAAGGGCGATAAATACAAACAACGGAAACGCGGCGGCCAGCACCATCAGGATGCGGAGAATACTGGCCAGCAGTTTGCCGAGGACCAACTCCGAGTTGTTCAGCCGCGTCAGGAGCAGCAGCTCCAAAGTGCGACGGTCCTTCTCATGCGCCACGGCGGCCGCGGCCGAGAGAGCGGCGAAGAACGTCAGCACCACGAGTTGCAGCCGGGCCAGCAGTTGGAACAAGAACGTCCCGTACCGGGCATAATCGCCGATGGTCAGCCGTTGCTGCGAAAAGCGGAAGGCCAGAAACGTGGTACAAACCAGGAGAAAGAGCGCGGCGACATACGCCGCTCGAGTGGCGAACAAGCGCCAACTGCGCGGGGCGGTAACCAACTCGCGGGCGAATACCGGACCGACGAACAAGGGAAATGATGAATGCAGAATGATGAATGATGAATGTCGATTAACGCCATCGTATCCTGCCCGCAGCCGGGGCGGTAGATTCTGGCGCAGGGAGCGAGGCCGTTCGCCCAGTTCCCCTAAAACGCCCGGTTGCGCCGTGACGGTTTCCGTCTTGTTGTATTTCTCGCAGGTCCCGTATACTTCGCCGCCCTCGGTTATCGAGATTTTCGTCGGCGTGGAGCGGCGTGGCATGGATGCCCGTTCGATCGTGATGTGGACCGCCACTCTGGTAGCACTTTTGCTGCCGGCGGAGCATGTCGCGGCGCAACGCGCGAACAACGGCGCGGCGCGAGAGAAAACCAAGGTCAAGACGCGGCCCATCGAGCCGCTCGATCCGGCGGCGCCAGCGACCGAATCCGGGGTCCGTCCCGCCGCGGCGGAGAGCCCCTCGGAGAATGGCCTGAGTCCGGTGAGCCCCCAGGCGTCCGGCAGCGGCGCGCGCGTCACTCGCGGAACCGGTGCGCTTCCCAACGAACATGGCCAGGTCTGGCGCGACTACGACATTAGCCCCTTTGCCGAGCGCGCGAGCGAGTTGCCGCATCCGGAACAGGCGATCATCGACTGGATCTTGCGCGAAACCGGCTACGAATTCTGGCACTCGGAGCCGCTGGGAATCCTGAGCGCCACGCCCAAGGCTCTGCGCGTCTACCACACGCCTGAGATGCAGTCTACGGTGGCTGGCATCGTGGATCGCTTCGTCAATCCGAAGGAAGCCAATCGCGCTTGCGGACTGCGATTGATCTCCCTGTCGAATCCCAATTGGCGCTCCCGTGCGCCAGCGAAGTTGACGCCGGTCGAAGTTCAATCCGCCGGCGTGCAGGCCTGGTTGGTGGCCAAGGAAGACGCCGCGATTCTCTTGGCCGAACTGCGCAAACGCAGCGACTTTACGGAATACGGTTCGCCCCAACTCTTAGTGCCGAACGGGCAGCCGACCGTCGTCTCCTCGTTGCGCACGCGCACTTTCACGCAACACCTGCTGCCGGGCCTGCCGGGCTTTGCCACGTATGAGCCGAAACTCGCGGACATCCAAGAAGGCATCGCGGTCGAACTGACCCCGTTGGTTTCCCCGGACGGTGCGTCGATCGATGCCCTCGTGAAGTGCAATATCGATCAGGTGGAGCGGATCGTGCCGGTGGCCATCGAAACCGGCACCGCACTGCTGACAACGCAACGCACCAAAATCGAAGTTCCACAACGATCACAACTGCGAGTGAAAGAGACCTTCCGTTGGAGCGTTGACGAGGTGCTGGTGATCAGTCTGGGGATCGTTCCCTCGCCCACGCCCCGCGACGAAAACCTGTTGGAAAAGACGCTCTCACTGCCCACGGGCGGCCCGGCTCGGGCCGAAGTGCTGCTGTTCGTGGAAAGCCGCGGCGCCATCGCACCGACGGCCGCGACCACGGCTGGCAAGACTACTCGGAACGGGGCGAACGGCCGCTATTAGCATGGCCGACTTTCCGGCCAGTTGCGAGAAAACCCTGGCGATTTTCCGGAAAATCGTTGACAGGGACCCTCGTGGCGGTCTACCGTGTTCGGCAGCTTCAATGACGGTGCGCGCGGACAGAGATCGGCGTTGGGCTTTGATGTCGACAACTTTGAAGGGGGGAACGCTATGTTGATGCGCTGTGGCGCGCTGGCAGGCCTGGGCCTGGCCATGTTCGGTTCGATCTTAGGAGACGTCGCACGTGCGAACGTCATTCCGCTGGTTTCCGCGTCGGCATCCTCGGGTTTGGGAGGCGGATTTGACCGCACTTCGATCCACACCGTGGATCAATCCGGCCTGACCGGCGACGAGCATTCAGACGCACCCGATGGGAGCATGTGGCTCACGAACGGCACGTTCGCCGCGCCCAATGACACGACGCCGCAGATCACGTTCGACCTGGGCGCCTCGTACCTGGTCGAATCGATGAAGGTCTGGAACTACAACGAGTCTGGACTGGCCTCGCGCGGAATTAGTTCCGCTCGCATTTCGGTGGCTGGCGCCGACCAAGTGTTCTCGCCATTGATCGACGCTCAGGCGCTCACCGTCGCTCCCGGTACGCCGGGGGACTTCTCGCAGTCGATTGCACTTGGCGGAGCGACCGCGCGTTATGTGCGCATTGACAACATCACGAACGCTGGCGACGGGAACGCGTTCGCCGGTCTGAGCGAAGTGCGTTTTGACGGTGCGCTCGCTCCGGGCGAATCGCGCGAACTGCCGCTGCGTACCACGATTGAAGAAGTCTCCAGTAGCCTCTCCGGATTCAATCGTGGACCTGAGTATCTCGTCAACCATGCGGGTATGGGCGGCAAGGCTCACAGTCGCGCCCCGGACGGCATGATGTGGCTGAATCAAGGCTCTTTCCCGAACGTGCCGCCGGAACAGTTCGACCTGGACCCGTTCATCGTGTTCGACGTCGGGGCGGAAAAGGCGCTCGATCGGTTGGTGATCTGGAACTACAACGAAGCCCTGCAAGGCCGGGACGACCTGTTGATTCGCGGCATCAAGACGGCCGACATCCTGGTCGCCGGCGAGGATAAGGTGTTCACGACGCTCGTCGCCGGGCAAGAGTTGACCATCGGTCCAGGCACGGATGACGTCGACTTCGGTCAGATCATTGATCTGACTGGAACGACGGCCAGGTACATCAAGCTCGACAATCTGGTCAATCACGGGGCCGGTAATGATTTCATCGGTCTGAGCGAAGTTCAGATCTATGAAGTTCCAGAGCCGAGTTCCTGGGCACTGCTGGGCTTGGGCACGTTGGCGCTCCTGGCGCGGCGGCGCAAATAGGCGATTCGTCGCTACCATTTCGCCGAGAATTCGGGCCGTTCCCTGCTGGGAACGGCCCTTTTGTTTGGGCAGGCCGCTATTTCAACCAAATTCTGGCACAACGACGGATTCGGCGAGGGCAGAGTCCCTGGGGGAACGCCGTCGCTTGGATTAGAATCGGTGGTTCCAAGTGGCATGCCGCGCAAGTGATGGCGCGTACACCGCGCTGGCTGAATCGACAAATTGATGACCGAGGACACATGCCATGAGTGAAAACAAACCCCGTGGCCCGCGCCCAGCACGCGGCAATAGCGGCCCGCCTCGCAGCGGCCAAGGGCGGCCTTACAGCGGCAAGCCCGGCGGGCGTCCGCCCGGAGGCCCGCGCAGAGCGCGCCCGCCTCAACGGCCCTCGCGTGACACGGCGCGGCCCGATGACGGCCGCGAGCGCCTGCAAAAGGTCATGGCGACGGCCGGCATCGACAGCCGCCGGCAATGCGAGGAATTGATCCTCGCGGGCCGCGTGGAAATCGATCGCCAGGTGGTGCGCGAGTTAGGCACTACGGTCGATCCGACCAAGCAGGAAATCCGTGTCGACGGCGAAGTGCTGAAGCTGCGCAATCGCCGGGAATACATTGTCATCAATAAGCCGCGCGGCGTGGTTTGTACGAACGACGACCCGGATGGGCGTCAGCGCGTGATCGATCTCTTGCCGCGGATGCGCGAGCGGTTGTTCACGGTCGGCCGGCTCGACATGGAGAGCGAGGGCCTGATCCTCGTTACGAACGACGGCGAATTGGCCAACATGTTGGCACACCCGCGCTA carries:
- a CDS encoding PEP-CTERM sorting domain-containing protein, which encodes MLMRCGALAGLGLAMFGSILGDVARANVIPLVSASASSGLGGGFDRTSIHTVDQSGLTGDEHSDAPDGSMWLTNGTFAAPNDTTPQITFDLGASYLVESMKVWNYNESGLASRGISSARISVAGADQVFSPLIDAQALTVAPGTPGDFSQSIALGGATARYVRIDNITNAGDGNAFAGLSEVRFDGALAPGESRELPLRTTIEEVSSSLSGFNRGPEYLVNHAGMGGKAHSRAPDGMMWLNQGSFPNVPPEQFDLDPFIVFDVGAEKALDRLVIWNYNEALQGRDDLLIRGIKTADILVAGEDKVFTTLVAGQELTIGPGTDDVDFGQIIDLTGTTARYIKLDNLVNHGAGNDFIGLSEVQIYEVPEPSSWALLGLGTLALLARRRK